From Nitrosopumilus sp. b3, the proteins below share one genomic window:
- a CDS encoding thrombospondin type 3 repeat-containing protein, with the protein GIIDNLDSCPNQPETYNGFQDKDGCPDSLNSSLDSDMDGIPDVYDDCPLQPETYNKFQDLDGCPDTADSTTFQYQFPDSDGDGIEDRWDSCIDEPENYNDYLDKDGCPDVPGAESTTPVYADSDGDGYPDVIDSCPTEPETWNKYLDWDGCPDIVPEQQRFVHDDDLDDIINDEDLCPKDPEDYDGDRDEDGCPDP; encoded by the coding sequence TGGAATTATTGACAACTTAGATTCTTGTCCTAACCAACCTGAAACTTACAATGGATTCCAAGACAAAGACGGATGTCCTGACAGTCTTAATTCTTCATTAGATTCTGACATGGATGGAATTCCAGATGTCTATGACGATTGTCCATTACAACCTGAAACTTATAATAAATTCCAAGATCTAGACGGATGCCCAGATACTGCTGATTCAACTACATTCCAATATCAATTCCCAGATTCTGATGGTGATGGAATTGAAGATAGATGGGATTCATGTATTGATGAGCCTGAAAATTATAATGATTATTTAGACAAAGACGGTTGCCCAGATGTTCCTGGCGCTGAATCAACAACACCTGTTTATGCTGATTCTGACGGTGATGGATACCCAGATGTAATTGATTCTTGTCCAACTGAGCCTGAAACATGGAACAAGTATCTAGACTGGGATGGTTGCCCTGATATTGTTCCTGAACAACAGAGATTTGTTCATGATGACGATCTTGATGATATAATCAACGACGAAGATCTCTGCCCTAAAGATCCAGAGGATTATGATGGTGACAGAGATGAAGACGGTTGCCCAGATCCATAG